One window of Pelmatolapia mariae isolate MD_Pm_ZW linkage group LG18, Pm_UMD_F_2, whole genome shotgun sequence genomic DNA carries:
- the LOC134617348 gene encoding tripartite motif-containing protein 16-like, with product MNQMDQTKFCCSVCLDLLKDPVTIPCGHSYCMNCIKSFWDEEEKKKIYSCPQCRQTFTPRPVLVKNTMLADLVEELKKTGLQAAPADHCYAGPEDVACDVCTGRKMKAFKSCLFCLASYCEKHLQTHYDVAPLKKHKLVEPSKKLQENICSRHDEVMKMFCRTDQQSICYLCPVDEHKGHDTVSAAAERTERQRELEVSRQNIQQRIQDREKDVKLLQQEVEAINQSADQTVEHSEKIFTELIHLIQKRSSDVKQQIRSQQETEVSRVKELEEKLEQEITELKRKDAELKQLSHTEDHIQFLHNYPSLSAFSESTDSSSINIRPLSYFEDVTAAVSEVRDKLQDILREEWTNISLTVTEVDVLLSDPPEPKTRAGYLKYSCEITLDPNTAHKQLLLSEGNRKATAVKQQQSYSDHPDRFTVYEQVLSRESLTGHCYWEVEWRGGGVYVAVTYKNISRKGWGNDCKFGRNDKSWSLDCNNNSYTFWYNNIQTRVSGPRSSRVGVYLDHRAGILSFYSVSETMTLLHKVQTTFTQPLYAGLTLSFKYGDSAELIKLK from the coding sequence atgaatcaaatggaccaaacaaaattctgctgttcagtctgtttggatctactgaaggatccggtgactattccatgtggacacagctactgcatgaactgtattaaaagcttctgggatgaagaggaaaagaagaaaatctacagctgccctcagtgcagacagactttcacaccgaggcctgtcctggtgaaaaacaccatgttagcagatttagtggaggagctgaagaagactggactccaagctgctcctgctgatcactgctatgctggacctgaagatgtggcctgtgatgtctgcactggaagaaaaatgaaagccttcaagtcctgtttattctgtctggcatcttactgtgagaaacaccttcAGACTCATTATGATGTGGctccattaaagaaacacaagctggtggagccctccaagaagctccaggagaacatctgctctcgtcatgatgaggtgatgaagatgttctgccgtactgatcagcagagtattTGTTATCTCTGCCCtgtggatgaacataaaggacacgacacagtctcagctgcagcagaaaggactgagaggcagagagagctggaggtgagtcgacaaaacatccagcagagaatccaggacagagagaaagatgtgaagctgcttcaacaggaggtggaggccatcaatcagtctgctgatcaaacagtggagcacagtgagaagatcttcactgagctgatccatctcatccagaaaagaagctctgatgtgaagcagcagatcagatcccagcaggaaactgaagtgagtcgagtcaaagagcttgaggagaagctggagcaggagatcactgagctgaagaggaaagatgctgagctgaagcagctctcacacacagaggatcacatccagtttctacacaactacccctcactgtcagcattcagtgagtctacagactcatccagcatcaatatccgtcctctgagctactttgaggatgtgacagcagctgtgtcagaggtcagagataaactacaggacattctgagagaggaatggacaaacatctcactgacagtcactgaagtggatgttttactgtcagatccaccagagccaaagaccagagctggatacttaaaatattcatgtgaaatcacactggatccaaacacagcacacaaacagctgttattatcagaggggaacagaaaagcaacagcagtgaaacaacaacagtcttattctgatcatccagacagattcactGTATATGAACAggtcctgagtagagagagtctgactggacattgttactgggaggtggagtggagaggggGAGGAGTTTATGTAGCAGTCACATACAAGAATATCAGCAGAAAAGGATGGGGTAATGACTGTAAATTTGGACGTAATGACAAATCTTGGTCATTAGATtgtaacaacaacagttacACATTTTGGTACAACAACATCCAAACTCGTGTCTCAGGTCCTCGttcctccagagtaggagtgtacctggatcacagagcaggtattttgtccttctacagcgtctctgaaaccatgactctcctccacaaagtccagaccacattcactcagccgctctacGCTGGACTGACACTTTCCTTTAAATATGGAGACTCTGCTGAGTTGATTAAGCTCAAATAG